TTTCAGGATCTAATTTCCCAGGAATCTTTTTAGGACGTTTATAAGCAAATCCGTGCTGTATGAGCCAATCTGTCATGCCACTTTGGGAATATTTTATCCCATATTGCTCATGCACATAAGCTATGATCCCTTTGACTTTAAGATAGGTCTTTTCCTGTAGGTGTTAGAGACTCTGTTTGGTCTTGTGAAAGTTTTGATTTGCTACCGCCTCGAGGGCTACTTCCAGTTTTATTTTCGGAATCATATTCTCTGAGGTATTCCTGAACAGTGATAGGGCTTATCCGGAGTGTTTTAGCAAGATTTTTTGTTGAGATACCCTCATCATAGCCCAAAATTACACAAAGCCTATTCCGTTCAGAATAGTCTTTTGGATGCTTTAACTTGTGTTCTAAGTCAGCTCTCTGGCTAGGGGTCAGTTTTTTCATACTCAATAGCTTAACACAAAACAAAATATTTTTCTATACGATTGAATCGGAACCACTATAGTCTAGAAATTACACCTTGTCATTTCCAAAAAAATGCTCTATTATTTTTGTTTTTATTATGTATACACAGTATCAAATTGATCAAACCATTGCTGCCATCGCTACTGCCCCAGGAGAGGGAGGGGTTGCGGTTATCCGTGTAGCTGGCAAACAATCGATAGAAATTGTAGCTAAGGTTTTCTCAGGTCCTATTCACTCTTATCCCTCACACACCGTTCATTTAGGTAAGATTGTAAATGCAGATCAAGTAATTATTGACGAAGTTCTGCTGCTCGTCATGCGCGCTCCCAAGTCTTATACAGGAGAGGATGTTGTAGAGATTCACTGTCATGGAGGATCTTTAATTTCACGAAGAGTATTAGAAACTATTTTAGCAGCAGGCGCTAAAGCGGCAGGTCCTGGTGAATTCACTTTTCGCGCTTTTATACACGGGAAAATAGATCTTGTACAAGCAGAGGCCGTACAAAATCTCATTGCAGCTAAAAATGACCTTGCCCTGCAGGCAGCTGAACAACAACTGCAAGGGCAACTTTCTTCTCGCATCCTCTCCTTTCAAAAGCAGCTGGTCGATATTGCAGCTATGTTAGAAGCCTGGGTTGACTTTCCCGAAGAGGATTTGGAATTTGCAAGTATTGAAAACGTAATTGCTCGATTAAAAAACTTAAGAAAACAAATTTGCTATTTGGCAGCTACTTTTCAAGAAGGAAAACTGCTGCAGTTTGGGCCTACTTTATGTTTAATAGGGCCACCCAATGCAGGTAAATCCTCTTTGATGAATGTTTTATTAGGTAAAGAGCGTGCCATTGTTACCTCTATTGCTGGAACCACACGTGATACTTTAGAAGAAGAACTCCTTATAGGAAATTTGCATTTTCGCTTAATCGACACAGCGGGAATTCGAGAAACAAAAGAGATCATTGAACAAGAAGGAATTCGCAGATCAAAAGAAGCCATGCAAAAAGCCGATCTTGTTTTGCTGATCTTAGATGCTTCTTTGCCTCTTTGTCCTTATGCAAATCAGCTACTCTCTATTGTAGATGCTAAAAAAACCCTTCTCATATGGAATAAAAGTGATATTGCATCTGTTATACCTGATAGAGAAAACAGCTTGCTTATCTCCGCTAAAAACCAAACAGGAATTGAAGAACTTAAGCAAAAAATCTCTCAAATGATCTGGCAGAAAGCTCCTTCTTCTAAAGAAGAAGTACTTATTACCAATATTCGTCATGAAAAAAATTTGCTAAACGCTGCCATTTCGCTCAAAAGAGTCATCGATGGTCTTCATACTAACCTATCTCCTGAGTTTCTCTCTTTCGATCTAAAAATCTGCCTAAAAGAGCTGGGAGAAATTATTGGTCACGATATAACAGAAGATATCTTAACCGCTATCTTCTCCAAGTTTTGTGTGGGGAAATGAACAAAAAAAAACACGCACAACGCATTCAAGATATTTTACATCATTTATTTCCCGATCCTGAGATTCCCTTGCAGTATCGAGATCCTTATACTTTATTAATTGCAGTTGTCTTATCTGCACAAAATACAGATAAAAAAGTAAATCAAGTAACTCCTGCTTTATTTGCAAAAGCCTCTACCCCTCAACAAATGCTTAACTTAAGCATAGAAGAAATTGCTAGCATAATTAAACCATGTGGCTTAAGTAATATAAAAGCAAGATCTATCTGGAATCTCTCTAAAATCCTTGTTGAGCAACATAAAGGTAGAGTCCCAAACTCTTTATTGGCTTTAGAAAAACTCCCTGGGGTGGGGCATAAAACCGCATCAGTTGTCGTATCACAAGGATTTGGCAAGCCCGCTTTCCCTGTAGATACACATATTCATCGCTGTGCAAAAAGGTGGCTTTTAAGTCGGGGAAAAACCGTGGAGGAAACAGAAAAAGACCTCAAACATCTTTTTCCTAAAAAAAGCTGGAATAAACTCCATTTGCAAATGATCTATTTTGCAAGAGAGTATTGTCCTGCTCGCGGTCATAAAAAAGAGGCATGTCCCATCTGTCAATGGATCGATGAGCCTAGCGATTGCCCCATGAGTCCGCGCACCTCTTGATTTTGTGCGCTACTTTTTATTAGGTCCTGATCAAAATGAATCCGATTAGGTTCAAATAATAAAATCAGACAAGATCCTCCAAAAGAAAAATATCCTTTTTCATCCCCTTTTTCATACGTCTTATCAACTTGAAATGTTTGATGAATACTCCCCACGTGCGTTGCTCCTATCTCTAGATATAATAGATTCCCAAAACGCAAAGTAGCAAGCATCGTAATCACCCTTTTATTTTCACTTAGAATTTTTATATTGCTTTTAAGCGCTAATGGATTCACAGAAAAAAGAGCTCCGTTAATTAATCGAGGTTGCCCAGGAGTTGCCTTACAAGGAAAATGAAATCTATGGTAGTCAACAGGACAAAGCCTTGCAATAACCATCGACCCAGCTTTGTACTTATCCACTAATTCTTCATTTTTAAGCAGCTCTTTTAAAGAGAATTTTTTTCCTTTAATAAAAAAATGAGGAAATTCTCTTACATCTGGAAAAACTAAATACCGTGCATCGGCTGGTAAAATAGCCCTATTTTCTTCTTGAACAATAGGTCTTGCTTCAGGTTTTAACCGGCGAATAAAAAAATCATTAAAAGAGCAGAAATGACTAACAGGTTCCAAAAATTCAGACGTATCGACATCAAATTTTTTGATAAAAGGAATAATTTTATAACGACTCATAGAACTTTTTTTAAAAAAGCCATACAGTTTAGAAAAGAAAGAAAACCTAGCGGCTAGCGGTAAAATAAAGAAAGAGATTACACGTGATGAAAAAGTATCTTCATATAAAAGATCTATAAAAAAATTACCATATACCTTTTCTTGTTTTTTTTCCTTAGTCAGCCGATCCAAATAAATAATCTTAGGCATATTTCCTTTAAGAAAAGATTGTAAAAAGTTTTCTTGTTTTTTTATCGCTAAGGGTTGCCCTTATAAAAATTGAGTTAAAGCTAACTGTAAAAAATAATTTAATAAAGAACATTAGCGTAGAGTCTTGCAAGAAAACCTCTAATATCCTAGCCTCAATAGGTAATTTAAGACTAGGAAAACCAAGATGCTGAGCGTTTTTAAAAAAATTTTTGGTACATCTCAAAGCCGTTTATTAAAGAGATATCAAAAAACAGTTGTAGAAGTTAATCGACTAGAAAAGAACTTTCAACAGCTCTCTCATGAAGAAGTGCGTCAAAAAACAGCCGAGTTTAAGGCGCGCTATCTAAAAGGAGAAACATTAGAAGACCTTATTCCAGAAGCTTATGCAGTTGTCAAAAACGCCTGTCGTCGTTTATGCGGAACAGATATCCATGTATCCGGTTACGATCAAAAATGGGATATGATTCCCTATGATGTACAAATCCTAGCTGGTATTGCTATGCACCATGG
This is a stretch of genomic DNA from Candidatus Rhabdochlamydia oedothoracis. It encodes these proteins:
- the asd gene encoding archaetidylserine decarboxylase (Phosphatidylserine decarboxylase is synthesized as a single chain precursor. Generation of the pyruvoyl active site from a Ser is coupled to cleavage of a Gly-Ser bond between the larger (beta) and smaller (alpha chains). It is an integral membrane protein.); translation: MSRYKIIPFIKKFDVDTSEFLEPVSHFCSFNDFFIRRLKPEARPIVQEENRAILPADARYLVFPDVREFPHFFIKGKKFSLKELLKNEELVDKYKAGSMVIARLCPVDYHRFHFPCKATPGQPRLINGALFSVNPLALKSNIKILSENKRVITMLATLRFGNLLYLEIGATHVGSIHQTFQVDKTYEKGDEKGYFSFGGSCLILLFEPNRIHFDQDLIKSSAQNQEVRGLMGQSLGSSIH
- the mnmE gene encoding tRNA uridine-5-carboxymethylaminomethyl(34) synthesis GTPase MnmE; this translates as MYTQYQIDQTIAAIATAPGEGGVAVIRVAGKQSIEIVAKVFSGPIHSYPSHTVHLGKIVNADQVIIDEVLLLVMRAPKSYTGEDVVEIHCHGGSLISRRVLETILAAGAKAAGPGEFTFRAFIHGKIDLVQAEAVQNLIAAKNDLALQAAEQQLQGQLSSRILSFQKQLVDIAAMLEAWVDFPEEDLEFASIENVIARLKNLRKQICYLAATFQEGKLLQFGPTLCLIGPPNAGKSSLMNVLLGKERAIVTSIAGTTRDTLEEELLIGNLHFRLIDTAGIRETKEIIEQEGIRRSKEAMQKADLVLLILDASLPLCPYANQLLSIVDAKKTLLIWNKSDIASVIPDRENSLLISAKNQTGIEELKQKISQMIWQKAPSSKEEVLITNIRHEKNLLNAAISLKRVIDGLHTNLSPEFLSFDLKICLKELGEIIGHDITEDILTAIFSKFCVGK
- a CDS encoding helix-turn-helix domain-containing protein; translation: MKKLTPSQRADLEHKLKHPKDYSERNRLCVILGYDEGISTKNLAKTLRISPITVQEYLREYDSENKTGSSPRGGSKSKLSQDQTESLTPTGKDLS
- the nth gene encoding endonuclease III, with protein sequence MNKKKHAQRIQDILHHLFPDPEIPLQYRDPYTLLIAVVLSAQNTDKKVNQVTPALFAKASTPQQMLNLSIEEIASIIKPCGLSNIKARSIWNLSKILVEQHKGRVPNSLLALEKLPGVGHKTASVVVSQGFGKPAFPVDTHIHRCAKRWLLSRGKTVEETEKDLKHLFPKKSWNKLHLQMIYFAREYCPARGHKKEACPICQWIDEPSDCPMSPRTS